A genomic stretch from Megalobrama amblycephala isolate DHTTF-2021 linkage group LG22, ASM1881202v1, whole genome shotgun sequence includes:
- the grnb gene encoding granulin b, with protein sequence MVRAGVVVLLCVCLNVCVALICPDGGMCEDGNTCCQTPSGGYGCCPLPNAECCSDHLHCCYQGTLCDLEHSKCVNKTHSLDWVERVAITQKAVVCPDQESECPDDTTCCEMPDGSWGCCPMKNAVCCEDKQHCCPYGTKCDLVHSMCVSAIYGSSPFWRKFAASRRKPFEKKAVDPHADFSVIRDVICPDKNSTCPEDTTCCELETGSYGCCPMPKAVCCSDHFHCCPEGTTCDLVHSMCLSANGITEMATKIPAVTALKPREKVVPCNDTVACASGTTCCKTEEGSWACCPLPKAVCCEDHAHCCPKDTVCNLAAGTCDDPADLSASIPWLTKVPTFPIAPPNQKCDETASCPDDSTCCKLASGEWGCCPLPKAVCCADHLHCCPHDTVCNLAASTCDSVNDQGPRFSVPLVKKIVAVTLPSQNQNCDESSLCPTGTTCCRLNSGAWACCPMPQAVCCADQEHCCPQGYKCDLAQKTCVRPSLPSIPWFRKKSALSVTQQSDDNTPKLADPVDRHMCDAHTSCPRDDTCCFMSNLGKWGCCPLPKAVCCTDGNHCCPVGYKCNEKKTSCTKAYHEIPWYTKQEARVTKGSEVLLGDKDVKCDSTTSCASGTTCCKLPTGQWGCCPLVKAVCCEDHEHCCPQGYTCNLEFGTCDKASSVLSVPLTQLQTHTDTHLEEEELCDASTRCSKTQTCCRLSDSTWACCPYREAVCCKDMKHCCPTGYSCDPEVHGCTKASTATWWDNSL encoded by the exons atG GTGCGTGCGGGTGTTGTAGTGTTACTATGTGTGTGTCTGAACGTGTGCGTCGCTCTGATTTGTCCTGATGGAGGGATGTGTGAAGATGGAAACACCTGCTGTCAAACACCATCAGGAGGATATGGTTGCTGTCCACTACCCAAC GCAGAGTGCTGCTCCGATCACTTGCATTGCTGTTATCAGGGCACTCTGTGTGACCTGGAGCACTCTAAGTGTGTGAATAAAACACACTCTTTAGACTGGGTGGAAAGAGTCGCCATAACGCAG AAAGCAGTAGTTTGTCCAGATCAGGAGTCTGAGTGTCCCGATGACACCACCTGCTGCGAGATGCCTGATGGGAGCTGGGGCTGCTGTCCTATGAAAAAT gcCGTTTGCTGTGAAGATAAGCAGCACTGCTGTCCTTATGGAACCAAATGTGACCTTGTGCATTCAATGTGTGTGTCGGCCATCTATGGTTCGTCCCCCTTCTGGAGGAAATTCGCTGCTTCTCGTAGGAAACCATTTGAGAAAAAAGCAG TTGATCCACATGCAGACTTCAGTGTTATTAGAGAtg TGATCTGTCCAGATAAGAATTCCACATGTCCAGAGGATACAACGTGCTGTGAACTAGAAACCGGCAGCTATGGATGCTGCCCAATGCCAAAG gCTGTGTGTTGCTCTGATCATTTTCACTGCTGCCCAGAGGGCACGACCTGTGACCTTGTCCATAGTATGTGTTTGTCAGCCAATGGCATCACGGAAATGGCCACTAAGATCCCAGCTGTCACTGCCCTGAAGCCTAGAG AGAAAGTAGTTCCCTGTAATGACACAGTAGCGTGTGCAAGCGGAACCACCTGCTGTAAAACAGAAGAAGGCTCCTGGGCCTGCTGCCCTTTACCAAAG GCAGTGTGTTGTGAGGACCATGCCCACTGCTGTCCAAAAGACACGGTGTGTAACCTCGCTGCAGGCACCTGTGATGACCCTGCTGACCTCTCAGCATCAATTCCCTGGCTGACAAAGGTGCCTACCTTTCCAATAGCTCCACCCAATCAGAAATGTGACGAGACCGCTTCGTGCCCTGATGATTCCACCTGCTGCAAACTCGCATCTGGAGAATGGGGCTGCTGCCCACTGCCAAAA GCAGTGTGTTGTGCGGATCATCTTCACTGTTGTCCCCACGATACTGTGTGTAATCTGGCCGCCAGCACTTGTGACAGTGTCAACGATCAGGGTCCCCGATTTTCTGTGCCTTTGGTGAAGAAGATCGTCGCAGTGACCCTGCCATCGCAGAACCAAAACTGTGACGAGTCGTCGCTGTGTCCAACAGGGACAACCTGCTGTAGACTAAACTCAGGGGCATGGGCCTGCTGTCCTATGCCACAG GCCGTGTGCTGTGCCGATCAGGAGCACTGCTGTCCACAGGGCTACAAGTGTGACTTGGCTCAAAAAACCTGTGTACGTCCCAGCCTTCCCAGCATTCCCTGGTTCAGGAAGAAGTCTGCTCTGAGTGTGACCCAGCAGTCTGATGATAATACTCCAAAACTGGCAGATCCGGTGGACAGACACATGTGTGACGCTCACACCAGCTGTCCAAGAGACGACACCTGCTGCTTTATGAGCAATCTCGGGAAGTGGGGCTGCTGTCCGCTGCCAAAG GCGGTGTGTTGCACGGATGGAAATCACTGTTGCCCTGTCGGCTACAAGTGTAATGAGAAGAAAACGTCCTGCACTAAAGCCTACCATGAGATCCCCTGGTACACAAAACAAGAGGCCAGGGTCACAAAGGGGTCAGAGGTGTTGCTTGGAGACAAAGATGTGAAGTGCGATTCAACGACCAGCTGTGCATCTGGTACTACCTGTTGTAAATTACCCACAGGGCAGTGGGGATGTTGTCCTCTTGTCAAG GCTGTGTGCTGTGAGGACCATGAGCACTGCTGCCCACAGGGCTACACCTGCAACCTCGAATTTGGAACCTGCGATAAAGCGTCCAGCGTGCTCAGTGTTCCTCTGACACAGTTACAAACGCACACTGACACGCATTTAGAAGAGGAGGAGCTGTGTGACGCGTCCACACGCTGTTCAAAGACCCAGACCTGCTGTAGACTATCAGACTCCACATGGGCCTGCTGTCCATATAGAGAG GCAGTGTGCTGTAAAGACATGAAGCACTGTTGCCCTACGGGATACAGTTGTGACCCGGAAGTGCACGGTTGCACTAAAGCATCCACAGCCACCTGGTGGGATAATTCTCTTTGA
- the si:ch211-40k21.9 gene encoding THAP domain-containing protein isoform X2, producing MSCAAVDCTNRPSPGSSISFHRFPLGDKDRLHRWMANMRRHNFKPSPYSRICSHHFEDSCFYKNNKGQVCLAKTAVPTKFSSLTPLRWHGPNYIKGGRNMENYENHEFHTYSLKSDSKRKFVEEEVVLDEFVKEEDASDPDMDESSGTPVIYPTEICVTAVRHDHCYRSWSSDSMAEKQEIESAKKLKHNLNLVLGKMEACRKKIKLKNATIKRLKRKVTSLSSVISELKAKNLIETKKI from the exons ATGTCGTGTGCAGCTGTGGATTGTACTAATCGTCCCTCACCAGGGTCCAGTATTAGTTTTCATCG TTTCCCATTAGGTGATAAAGATCGGCTGCATCGGTGGATGGCGAACATGAGACGTCACAATTTCAAGCCATCTCCATATTCGCGCATATGTTCCCATCACTTTGAAGACAGCTGTTTCTACAAGAACAACAAAGGTCAAGTGTGCCTTGCTAAAACGGCTGTTCCCACCAAATTTTCATCCCTGACTCCTTTAAGATGGCATGGTCCAAATTATATAAAAGGCGGAAGAAATATGGAAAATTATGAAAATCATGAATTTCATACTTACAGTCTGAAAAGTGATTCCAAAAGAAAGTTTGTGGAGGAGGAGGTCGTTTTAGATGAGTTTGTGAAAGAGGAAGACGCTTCGGATCCGGACATGGATGAATCCAGTGGGACGCCAGTGATTTATCCCACTGAAATATGTGTCACTGCAGTTAGACATGATCACTGCTACCGTTCTTGGTCTTCAGACTCAATGGCAGAAAAGCAAGAGATCGAATCGGCAAAGAAGCTGAAGCACAATTTGAACTTGGTCCTGGGAAAGATGGAGGcctgcagaaaaaaaattaaactgaagAACGCCACGATTAAAAGGTTAAAGAGAAAAGTGACCTCGCTGTCCTCTGTTATTTCAGAGTTAAAAGCAAAAAATCTCATAGAGACCAAAAAAAT CTGA
- the si:ch211-40k21.9 gene encoding THAP domain-containing protein isoform X1, with amino-acid sequence MSCAAVDCTNRPSPGSSISFHRFPLGDKDRLHRWMANMRRHNFKPSPYSRICSHHFEDSCFYKNNKGQVCLAKTAVPTKFSSLTPLRWHGPNYIKGGRNMENYENHEFHTYSLKSDSKRKFVEEEVVLDEFVKEEDASDPDMDESSGTPVIYPTEICVTAVRHDHCYRSWSSDSMAEKQEIESAKKLKHNLNLVLGKMEACRKKIKLKNATIKRLKRKVTSLSSVISELKAKNLIETKKIDKVTFSFE; translated from the exons ATGTCGTGTGCAGCTGTGGATTGTACTAATCGTCCCTCACCAGGGTCCAGTATTAGTTTTCATCG TTTCCCATTAGGTGATAAAGATCGGCTGCATCGGTGGATGGCGAACATGAGACGTCACAATTTCAAGCCATCTCCATATTCGCGCATATGTTCCCATCACTTTGAAGACAGCTGTTTCTACAAGAACAACAAAGGTCAAGTGTGCCTTGCTAAAACGGCTGTTCCCACCAAATTTTCATCCCTGACTCCTTTAAGATGGCATGGTCCAAATTATATAAAAGGCGGAAGAAATATGGAAAATTATGAAAATCATGAATTTCATACTTACAGTCTGAAAAGTGATTCCAAAAGAAAGTTTGTGGAGGAGGAGGTCGTTTTAGATGAGTTTGTGAAAGAGGAAGACGCTTCGGATCCGGACATGGATGAATCCAGTGGGACGCCAGTGATTTATCCCACTGAAATATGTGTCACTGCAGTTAGACATGATCACTGCTACCGTTCTTGGTCTTCAGACTCAATGGCAGAAAAGCAAGAGATCGAATCGGCAAAGAAGCTGAAGCACAATTTGAACTTGGTCCTGGGAAAGATGGAGGcctgcagaaaaaaaattaaactgaagAACGCCACGATTAAAAGGTTAAAGAGAAAAGTGACCTCGCTGTCCTCTGTTATTTCAGAGTTAAAAGCAAAAAATCTCATAGAGACCAAAAAAAT TGACAAGGTGACGTTCAGTTTTGAGTGA
- the pus3 gene encoding tRNA pseudouridine(38/39) synthase: MSEEVLLARVKALEEEVGRLKAQLKVERDGAGTEERTEASDSFKPQEGEENRSKQKKRGAERPFDFSAHPRRHVALRLAYLGWQYQGFAVQENTDNTVEARLFEALLKTKLIQDRQTSNYHRCGRTDKGVSAFSQVISIDLRSTQYGGGLGVTVPADVEVKAKASAEELPYVKILNRVLPQDIRILQWTPVESGFSARFDCQSRTYRYYFPRGDLDVENMAEAAKRYEGTHDFRNLCKMDVGNGVLQFQRTILSASIQPAQLNPTCPNDPHQLYVFQVKGLAFLYHQVRCMMALLLLIGQKLEAPEIIDQLLDVEKNPRKPQYSMAVDYPLVLYDCHFEGVHWRNETEEENHVLNSMHQHWVQNAVKTQVLLGMIQGLQSTTTGVTSLQCWLMEGSRQRKYQPLLERPRCESLESRIQHFVKRGRLEQEEGENGEETTVFRGKRSKHSHLTTTNQLQEQNHGAKTEENL; this comes from the exons ATGTCAGAGGAGGTTCTGCTGGCTCGAGTGAAGGCTTTAGAGGAGGAGGTGGGGAGACTGAAAGCTCAGCTGAAAGTAGAGAGAGATGGAGCTGGGACAGAGGAGAGGACTGAAGCATCAGACAGCTTCAAACCTCAGGAAGGTGAAGAGAACAGATCCAAGCAGAAGAAACGAGGAGCAGAGAGGCCCTTTGACTTCTCTGCACACCCTCGCAGACATGTGGCACTGCGGCTGGCATACCTCGGCTGGCAATATCAGGGCTTCGCCGTCCAAGAAAACACAGACAACACTGTTGAAGCCCGGCTGTTTGAGGCACTGCTGAAGACTAAACTGATCCAGGACAGACAGACCTCCAACTATCATCGCTGCGGCCGCACAGATAAAGGAGTCAGTGCTTTCTCTCAG GTTATATCCATTGATCTGCGCTCCACGCAGTATGGAGGAGGTTTAGGTGTGACTGTCCCGGCTGACGTGGAGGTCAAAGCCAAGGCCTCTGCAGAAGAATTACCCTATGTGAAGATACTTAATCGAGTCCTGCCACAGGACATTAGGATCCTGCAATGGACCCCTGTAGAAAGTGGCTTCAGTGCACGCTTTGACTGCCAGTCCAGAACATACAGATACTACTTTCCTCGTGGAGACTTGGATGTGGAAAACATGGCAGAGGCTGCTAAACG GTATGAGGGAACACATGACTTCAGGAACCTGTGTAAGATGGATGTAGGTAATGGAGTCTTGCAATTCCAAAGGACCATCTTGTCTGCCAGCATCCAGCCAGCCCAACTCAACCCCACCTGCCCTAATGACCCTCACCAACTCTATGTCTTCCAGGTCAAAGGTCTTGCTTTCCTCTATCATCAG GTTCGCTGCATGATGGCtttgctgctgctgattggaCAGAAACTCGAAGCTCCAGAAATCATTGATCAGCTGCTGGATGTGGAGAAAAACCCAAGGAAACCTCAATACAG TATGGCGGTGGATTACCCTTTGGTTCTGTATGACTGCCACTTCGAGGGTGTGCATTGGAGGAATGAAACGGAGGAGGAGAACCACGTCCTGAACTCGATGCACCAACACTGGGTTCAGAATGCAGTCAAGACGCAGGTTCTGCTCGGCATGATCCAAGGCCTTCAGAGCACAACCACAG GGGTGACTTCTCTGCAGTGCTGGCTCATGGAGGGCTCCAGGCAGAGGAAGTACCAGCCTCTTCTGGAGCGGCCGCGCTGTGAGAGTTTGGAGTCCAGGATCCAGCACTTTGTGAAGAGGGGAAGACTGGAGCAAGAAGAAGGAGAGAACGGAGAGGAGACGACTGTGTTCAGGGGGAAAAGATCAAAACATTCCCATCTGACGACAACAAACCAACTCCAGGAGCAAAACCATGGAGCAAAAACTGAGGAGAACCTGTAA